Sequence from the Eriocheir sinensis breed Jianghai 21 chromosome 22, ASM2467909v1, whole genome shotgun sequence genome:
CCAAATTAAACATTTTCCCACAACGAATGCATAAAAAATTATTTTCTTTTAGAAAACTATGTAGTAGCCTACTTTATCCATTATCTGATATCCCATATATGATGAAAGATTGAGGATTCCTGTTACCACCTGAAGACTTCCTACAAGACAATGTTTCCAGAACTATAGCCTGACCTTCAATTGAGGCATACCTGTATACCAGATTATTCTGTCAGCTCCCTAGGGAAGACTACACAGGTGACAGGGCAGGGCTGGCAGTAATGCACACTGCTGGCAGTAATGCACACTGCTGGCCGGAAGAGCAAAGTTAGATGTCATACTAATTAGGAATGGCTGCTAACCTCCTTGATAATGGGACCATCAAAGATTTCAGGGAAAAAATCAGAATGATCGTCGGAATCGTCATCAGATTCAAGGTGATGGTGGATCCCCTGAACCTGAGAGATGGAGCGACAAGGGCACTGGGTGAGTCAGGGCTAGTGCTTCCCCCACGCCCGGTGGCCCCACCAACACAGTCCTCAGAACGGAAACCCCTCAGCCCTTGCAACTCAAGACTACTTTTCAATTCAACTTTCCAACAAAAATTTCAACACTTAGAGCCATGAATTAAACAGTGATTTTCCTAAGCTGTCATGCTGCAAGTATCTACACAAGAATGAAAAAGGCCTAACATTTCTAAGCGAGGTGCAGAAATTAAAGTAATATTAACCTAACAGTTCAGGAGGATATATTCTTAGGAATAGGATTATCCCTTAAAATAGACAAAAATGTAATGGCTATTCTTCAGTGTCACACTGCAGTAATGGAGGATTATGCAACTAGCTAAATAAAGCTCCTGAGGCAGAGATTAACTAGCAAAAATTTAACTTTAATCAGGCATGCTTGAATAATATTGTGCGGCTGTACAACCTCATCATATCAAGGGTCTGGCAGGAGCTGTGCCATTCCTGCATTAACTTTTAGGATCAACTAAACATGTATCTAATACATGATGTGTATGGGTGGAATATTTAACAATTTAGTTCATATAACAAAACCAACCCAATGCTTTTTTATGAATTTCAGCTTCAAAGACAAATCAGACAAAGGACAAAGGTTgcacatacattatatatatatatatatatatatatatatatatatatatatatatatatatatatatatatatatatatatatatatatatatatatatatatatatatatatatatatatatatatatatatatatatatatatatatatatatatatatatatatatatatatatatatatatatatatatatatatatatatatatatatatatatatatatatatatatatatataaactgttgacaaaaaaatgaagataaaacaaaaaaaatattcttcCTCCTTACATGCAATACAAATATGtataaattaatctctctctctctctctctctctctctctctctctctctctctctctctctctctctcatctccaaaATTTTGCACCATCAGTTTGACAGACTTATTATCACCATACATTGAGCCTGGCAACCCTGCTCCATACACTTTTGTGCTCTCCAGGGTTCAGAGGTTTCTTTCACAATCTCTTTGAGCAAAAGAGGAATATAGTGAATACTGAGCTTGCTACAGATgctttttatctgttttccttttttagcaATGACGTTTACATCCTGTTAGTCAAGATGAACACCTAGTACCTCAGCAATGATAAAGAGGCCCATTCACTGACATAGAGAGCCATCAACATGTCCAAATTATATTCGCCAAAAATGGAATGACCCAAGAACATTTGAAAACGCTAGCCACTCTCACTCAACCAAAATCTGTTGTAATATATATCTTTCAGCTTGCACCAAAACAGATACTTCTCAAGAGTGAAGTGAAACAAACCTCTGAAACTTTTCAATGGTTCCCTGACAATACATTTCAATGCACAACGCCATTACATAAGCCTCTCAAGAACTTTAATAATTGTAaatatctttcctcatttcttgccATTACTGCGTACCCATCAACACTCATTCACTTCATGCTTGCAGTACCTCAGTGACATAAATAACTAGGGAGTCTTAACAAAATTATTTAATACTGACATCTAGGGTTTTGTATAGAGGTCAATCTGAGTGAGTGGACATTTTTCAGACACATGTTGGCACTCCTTCACATTTTCACACATCCATTCAGAAAATTACTGAGCATACAAACACTCACCACTTCCACTCTTACCATCCCAAACACTAAATTTAACCTACATCTACATATTATAGCAACAATGAGGATATTCATGTTTCTAGTAATACCAGTAAAAGTAATGGGAATATCTTACCGGTAGAGGAGTGATTTCATTCTTGCGGTTGACCTCAGCCAAAGCATTGGACACAAAGTCATCCCATTGGGTTGCCTTATCCCCAGGCAGATCCTGCACCCAGTAAATTGACAGATTTAGTATACAGCCAATCAGTGCACTGGAGAATTTACAtttagcatagaaaaatacaaaaatatattaaaaataaacagCATTTCAAATGTAAAATGAAACCTcaaatacatgtgtgtgtgtgtgttttttcttaatACTGTGACACCTTGACACACCTGAATTAGCTGCTTTATGCGATGTTCATTGGGCCCAATTTCTGCCTGTTGTACAATGGTATTGGCCAACTGCCTCAGATGTCCCATGTATCCTCTCATGTTATGGATTTGTTTACCACTGAAAAAGATATATCTCTTAGTTATGCTACAGACTATCTCAAACATTAATTCAGCTTTTAAATCTACCTATTCCACAAACCTGCATAATGACAATCACTTACTCTTGTGATTCACTGTTGTCCTCATAGGCAGCAACAAGCCTTTCAATGATGCGGCACTGAGTGAAGAGCTGGGTCAGGAGGAGGTGGTCGCCCGCTCCCTCAGGTGAGGTGGTTGATGGGGCCTTGGTGAGGATAGCTGTCAGGCACTGCTCCACTTGCGTGTGTAGGAAATTATTCAACATAAACTTGAAAAATAGGTCCTGAAAGAAATAAACAATTTTTACGATTCACTTCTAATCGGATCATCACTTCTGTAATTGGTAAATGAGAGCTCATGTACGAAACAATCATCATATACAGTCTCCCCTGACATTAAAGGGAGTTAGGGAACAGAGACTCCAAGAATTGGTCAAATTTGCAACTATTCAACATCCCCTGTGAAGTTAAAACCATAAGCCACTGAAAAAAAGCCATGAAAACCATTTCTAGTACCCCAAAACAACAGTGTAACACCTGTATACTGTAATGCATTCCAACATAACCCACACACAAACTGCTGAGTTGAACACTATAATGTTTGCAATATACTCCACAATTCAACAACTGTCAGGAGAATACAGAAACAACTGCACTCTCCATGCCTGATTGTAGGATACCTTTTTTTTGCTGACATTGAGTTAATCAcctattttgaatatttttgagTTCTGCATCTTAATAATCTTAACAGCTTAGTACAGCACAATTTCTCACCAGTAAGTGTTCAACCGTATTAAGTTCATAAAGGGCATTATGGACGATGGGGTCATTGGCAACGACCAGCGCAGCCACTAATGTCACAACCTGAAGACGAGTGCTGCCCAAGGGCTCTAGTTCCTGCCCATAAGCAGTTGGTATTAAGCCTTTCTGTAGTAAAGAAACCCAAGTGTAAATGACAATAATTACACTTCAAAATATCAAAACTATTCCACAAAATACAAGATGATATATGTGAAAATTTTCCATACATTTCATACTCATTAAGAAAAGGTTATTCATTCATGTACTACCATCCAGTAGTCTGGTACCTAAATCTGATGATGCAAAACAAGGCTAGTCTGCTACAAACCTGATTAACAGACTTATAGCAATATAAACCAACCTTGGGTGGGTGAAGGAGAATGTTATGGAGATTTGGCAAACGTTTGGCCACTGTTCTGGCAactatatttctctttccttcgctgGATTCACTATCACTAGAGTCTATGGATGATGACTGCTGCAACCTGAAAAACATATTAAATAGATTTCACACATTTCTCAAAATTTAGCAACAAAACTTTAAAAATAACATAGTCACAATATATGTTTTGCCTATGTATGTGAACTCAATtacccttgttcttgttctagctgttgctgctgctgctgctgcacctgTTGTTGCGATGGATGTGAGGGCATCGATGACCGAGCCGACAGAAGTGTCAGCAAGATATTAATAACGTGTGCCAAGGATgactcattcctttcttcatgtAAGAGGAGGTCCAGCATTTTGTTTATTGTTTCTTCACTATGGGTGAATGTCAACAAAAAGGATTAGGCAGTGCACTCATTATTTAAGACACCATGTATTACAGGAGGTAAATTTCTACATGACACAATGACAGTGAAAGCACAAAACAACTTCTTGCTCACCTTTCCAGAGTCTGTAGGAGCGGATTGGTAACCTGCTGGGCTTCAGAAGCTGCATCCCGACAGGAGGCACTGATCTCACATAGGATACTGTCAGCACTTGAATGTTCATCAGGATCAGCCTCTGGTGATAATCTTTCTACAAGTCGCTCTATCAGCTGACAATCATTCAGCCACTGGGTGTTGGAAAGAGTAGTGATGTTGGAGTGCAGGAGAGCTCATGCAAGCTTGACATTAACTGGTCACCCAAATGAGGTGTAAGTGAGAGCGTGGCCAATATATCACACTGACTGCTAATCCTGCCTGACTAAGGCAAGTGGCAAAACATTCGAGTCTCCTATACTCCATCATGCCTGGTTGGAAACATAGGTGATGAGGGAAATTGATCAAACAAGTTTTTCAGAGCTCACCTGATGCACACTCTGACGTATCTCATCCTCCTCCACGTTACAAATAAGCCTGAGCAGAAGGTCCATTATAGCTGACGTCCCCACGTGCTGTACCGCAAGCTCAACAAAATCACCTTTGGATTTTAAAAAGTCCAACACCTGGAAGCAAGTGAACTGATAGGAATACCAGTTctacagagaagagaagagaatacacTTTATAAGAATGTGTCAAGATGAAATTTATTGTTGGCTTCACAAGGCAGGCCTTCTTCCTTCACCACAGTCATGTATCAGTGTCTGTACTACGCTTTCTGTACATTCATGAAATTAAGAGCTATGCTTTCTGTACATAAAGAAATTGAACATACTATGGTCATTCTAAAGACATTATTTTATACCACTCTACAAAGCAAAATTAGTGAGGCTTGAAAATAAATGCCATGAAAGATGCAGCAATAAAAAATTAAGACTTAAAATTGCTCATGATGCAGCAAGTACTCCAACAGGCAAACAAGAGAACAATGCCTTTTGTTTCTTTAATACTTTCAGAACTTTGCAAATCATGAATAGACAACCATAATCTACTTTAAGAAGTTGATCATACACAAGTTACTGCTTATATACAACAAAATTAAGAGCTATCTACAGCAATCATGCTGTCATCACAAAACTTAAAACACTAATCATCAAATGCATATTGGCACTCCACAAATATTTCTCAATTCTGGAATATTTAATGCTCTCAATAACAAGAGGCCGaagtggtggaagagaagaaggccaAGCTTGCCGTGTGTGAGTGGGAGGGCGACAGTCTGACCGACATAGAGATCAGGTCATCTAACGCTCAGTACTCCAGGTCAGCCATGGGCCCAACAGTGTCTAAACTCACTAACCAAGATGTATTCATTGTGGTGAACTTGACAAAAAATGTGAAAGGACCTACAGATTATTCAATTCACATGATAAAGAAGATTAAAGCAATctaaaaagtaagaagagaataggaatacagtggaaaatataatataaataggttACAGATTTTAAAAAATCCTAGACAGTATGTGAACTGATGCTGTGTTGATCTTACCATTCTGACTATACATGTGTTCATGACACTCACGGGATAGGCTGACACCTGTTTACTGATACACCTCGGAATGATGCAAGCAACAGATCACTTACTCTCATTTTACCAACGGCACAGTGGACACACCAGCAATTCACAGGTAATTCTTACTATCAACAAAGCTTAAGTTTTGAGCAACTAATAATACAAGCTTTGAGAAAATaaattaagtaaaaacaaaataaaattattCTATTGGTTAACaaaattttactttatttatgctGGGCAATCCTAAACTTAATTCCCATGGAACTTCTAAACCAATACACAATATTAAAAGGCAAACTGAAGACAAGTCATGATAATGATGAGCAGAACACATTTCTCTGAAATACCTTCTGCACCATTCCACAGTCTAATGTCAATCCTTCTTTCATATCTCAATATGTGTAAATGTAGAAGtacttaaataaataaataattattgTTGACCCTTGATATAGAGTAAGGTTCAAAATTCCATCTCCTGGAACAGGCTTGCCTGTCAGGTAACTTCTAGGGTTGAGAAATTGTGTAGAAATGAATGTGTCTAAGCCTCAGATAGACATGATTGTTTACCTACAGCTATTGTGATGTATGGGTTATGTATCTTTTTTGAAGTACAACAAACTCTTTGAAATATGTAAATTATGCAAGATAAACAAAAGTACAAAGACACTTTTCATTCTCCTATTAACCAAAAATGAATGTGTCTATGATATAACAATATAAAGAAGTGTTTTGCATGCTGTTTACAGCAATAGGTAGAAACTAGCTATCAAGTCAGTTCATGATAATGTGTGTTACCCATTATGGATGAAAAGTAATGACACTTGTAAAACATCCAACCTTTTAAAGTTGATATGCCAGTCACATTCATGAGATCCAAAGGCCTTCTTTCTATCGACAAAAGGAAAGGTTATATATGACAAGCTAACGTGTACTAGGAGATAGAAACTACCTGGATTATTGCCCTTCCTCATTGCACAGTCTGTAGTAAGATGTGACCATGCTGCCACAGAGCTACAGTGGCAACATAATGTTTCTCTGTAGGAACAAACTCACCTGCTCAGACCTCCTTTGTACCAACATCCCAAGCACTTTGGAGAAGAAAGATGCTAGAAGAGGATTTAAAGGCTTTTCCTTCTTCAAAAATCTGGAAAGGAGTACAAAGATTTTGTTATTTCTCCCAACTTTTAATTTAATGTATGTTTCTGTATATAAGAAGCAACCTAAATTAGAATGATAAGAAAAAATTGAATAAAGATTTCTAGAGCCTGCCCAGATCTGACGGTGAGAGCCATCACTCACTCCAGACCATGTGCATTACTCAAAAACCCTCAATGTTCATGTTCTATGAGCTAACCAGTGATCCTGAGCTGCTAGTCTAGTGGGCCTCAATTACTTACTAGGTGAGGCCATGTTACTGTCTAGAGAGTTACATTATTTGTCCAGGGTTGATTAGTTTATGAAAATTTGTCAATTGGAAAAGTGACAATACCCATAGAAAATGGACATATTCaataaaaaaatcactaaaaCAAATGTTAAAATGCCTTGTTAGTTCCCTGtatcttttcaactttttttttccctaatgCTTTAAAAGCTCTGCTTGTAAGAGCCTAACTCCTCTCGTTATTCCGATTCCTGAAGTAAATAGTGTGATGTGATCTGAACTAGCAACATTCTCATCTCAGAAGGATCCCAACTGCAGTGACACGCAAGTGACCACGACTATACCAACGTAAAACACCACGCCAGCCAGTTGGACTACAAAGCAGCAACTTCACTTATTTAGGTAGAAAAAATTAATGAATCACTTCCTGTTTTTAGCTTTATTCTACCTTACACTAAAAGGCAATATATACGTATTTGAAGTTTCTGCTTCCTATGAGGTCAGGGAACTATTTTCCTGTACAGAATGTGAAGTTTTTGTATGACACAATTATTCCTTGATCCTCGAGGTATATACCATATTAAAGAGTTCCAGACCTACAGACAAAAtagttgaaaataaaaatataacttAATATACTCACTTGTACAAGACATCAAGCAAGCCTGTGGAAGCCACAAGTTTGTCAATGATGGCAGGGACATCAGCTGTGAGGAGCTCAGCGGCTAAGTTGGCATACTTAAAGCGCATCTGAAGCTCCCCATCAGTGGAGGGCTCGTTAACCACCAGGAACACCAGCTCATCTAACACTTCAGCCCGTGTCAAgctggaggaaaaggagcaggaataAAACAAATTTCAAATTTACAAATTCTAAATCACAATATctcaaaataaatcaaattatGCTTTAGTCCAAACACTTACAAGTCTATGAGCTTCTTGTTTTGTGCCTTGCATTCTTGTAGGAGTTCATCCTCATCCATAAGCTCAGAAAGGGTAACATCCTGCAACATACAGTGAATGCAATGAAAAAATTAAACaatttaaaaacacacacacacacacacacacaaggctggatataaatgtagatatggagacaggactattagagcttagctcgggcccagtagactacaaataggtaaatacatacacagacacacacacaaaatgtagATGTATTTACAATATCAGACCATGCCATTCACATCtatcaataataaaataaaaaataataataaataaataaatgaataaataataataataataataataataataataataataataataataataataatgataattataatttaaataatacaaaattaaaaagctaaaaaaataaaatgcattCTTACCTCTTTTTGTAGAAGAGTCTCAATCTGAGCTGAGGAACCAAAATTATATTTCCAAAACATCTTGTTTCACCTGAAAGGTAACAAAAGATCTTGTTATTACTATTCTATTGATTACAAATGAATCATAATTATGAATTGGGAGGCTTCGCACCACCCTTGTATCCAACACCATCTCTGTATAAATCTGTAGCCTTATTTCCAAAGTAAAAGCTCAACCGGTGCCGCTTTAGCGTGCGGTCTATCCAACTATTTACACTTTAGTGTACGGTCTACCCCAATATTTACAATGCAGCGTTCAGTCGACCTTAATCAACTACAGGTACTTTATACTACAGGATGATGATAACACAAGTTAAATAGTGCTGACtaattattcattattttccagAAGATTGTTGTCTCTTAAAAATGCAACTGCTGTTTCCTGTCAAAATGACATGTCTGTACAAATCTTTTAACAGCCTTGCAGTTAGCAGAATGAGTTATACTGACGTTATCGGCCTCAATGCAAGGACAGTGATGTGGGCGTTTGACGATTGTCCTTTTATATAGACCAGTCAGGAGCACTGACAAGACATCATTAGCCAAGGTTTCCAGAGGCAGGTCAGATTATATGCCTGTGGTCAGGTCATTACTCAGGTCAGGAGCATTCAGGTATCAACACAACACAAGATGAGGTCTCAGGAAACATATCAGATCACTACATAGCTTAGACTACAGATACAGGGTAGACAACAAACACTGTGGTAGACTGCACCCCAAAGAAGCATCGCTCAACCTTTAGTCTGGGAACCACTTGTGCCCTGCATCCTACAGTCCAAATGACCAAATTAAAGTCAGTGCCTTCAGTGGACCATCCACAGGAAATATATGAAGCTCAGTGAACAGCATATTGTGCAACTCTGAAGATTATGTAATAGTTACCCTGATTTCAGTATGATTTCTAACATATTCATTGGATTTCAAGATCAACAGTTACTTGAATCACAAGAGGATGCTAATCAGCAAGTAGGGGACCATATTCTACCTGAAAATGTGATCTGCAACAGTATATTTGTTGAATTACATTGAAAGAAGGGTAAATGTGTAGTTTAGCTCCACCTCCTCAAATTACCATATACACACTCATATTATGGTTAGAGAGTGAAGATACAtgaccataatatgaaggcacacATATTTAGAAACTAACCTAGGCTAAGCAAACCTAACATGCTCATTCAAGTGTCACAGATGCGTAGAAGAGTCAGGGCGGAGGCTGCTGTCCAAAGTGAAGCGGTTTAGTTATTTTAGGTTTCCTGTATTAGTGTAGATTAGTTTCTAACAATGTGCGGCGTAATATAACGGTTAAGGGGCATGTATTTTCATCCTTTAACCACAATATGACAGTGTATATATGTGGTGGCACGAGGTGGCGTAGCTAAACAACACATTTTCCACAAGAAACTTTTCATGTTCATTATTCATTCCCAAGACAAAATATAGTAGGGGGTTACTGTTATGCTGTGTgttgccttggtgctcatctctgtcacattagcCTTCGAGCATGTGGTGGGTAGAAGCCCTTACCTAAGGACACAATGCCATTGTCAGCATACTCTGTACCCAACTTACTGGAGTCCACTTCTAGATAAGATAATTGGAGATAGGTTAATCTATTGGATGAGGTTAGGTAAGTGACCCTAACTCTCATGATGCTACTGGCCTAAATGGTTGGAACCTCCTAACATGGGCTCTGCCCTCTTCAACTCTCTTTGTTTCTAATTTCATCACATAGCAGTTCATATTGTGGTTGTTATTCGTGTACGTAACAAACGAAGCCTCAAAACtcaatgaaactaaaaaagacCAGGGGACTGTTGAAGAGACGACAGCTTACTAGTTTTGAGACACAGGCTGTTTATTTCTGGGCAAAATATGAGGTTTTATTATGTAGATAGTTTTATTTAATTGACTTTTCAATACCTGGGGTGGACCCGCCACTGCCCCGCTCCCACCCAGTACCACTGACCAGTGCAGAGGACCACTCCCGCTGCTGCCCTGTCCTGTCCCACGCTGAATATTTCCGCCGGCCACACCGCAGGCCGAATAAATTTTAACTACCAACCtagcctaatttaacctaacataacctacctaACAGGGGGCTTTGCCCCCTTATCCCCCATAACAGGAGgactttgcccccctcgacccccttaaCGAgagggctttgcccccctcgacccccccttctattttcctgGAAGTCATTCATTACTgaactgcattcagggaccaaaacaAGATACATGACGTGAGCCTTAGCCTCGCCAGGGGTGGCCGCCCTCCTCAACACTGGCCCAGCAGCTTGGGACGGGTTC
This genomic interval carries:
- the LOC127002166 gene encoding serine/threonine-protein phosphatase 6 regulatory subunit 3-like isoform X2 gives rise to the protein MFWKYNFGSSAQIETLLQKEDVTLSELMDEDELLQECKAQNKKLIDFLTRAEVLDELVFLVVNEPSTDGELQMRFKYANLAAELLTADVPAIIDKLVASTGLLDVLYKFLKKEKPLNPLLASFFSKVLGMLVQRRSEQNWYSYQFTCFQVLDFLKSKGDFVELAVQHVGTSAIMDLLLRLICNVEEDEIRQSVHQWLNDCQLIERLVERLSPEADPDEHSSADSILCEISASCRDAASEAQQVTNPLLQTLESEETINKMLDLLLHEERNESSLAHVINILLTLLSARSSMPSHPSQQQVQQQQQQQLEQEQGLQQSSSIDSSDSESSEGKRNIVARTVAKRLPNLHNILLHPPKKGLIPTAYGQELEPLGSTRLQVVTLVAALVVANDPIVHNALYELNTVEHLLDLFFKFMLNNFLHTQVEQCLTAILTKAPSTTSPEGAGDHLLLTQLFTQCRIIERLVAAYEDNSESQDGKQIHNMRGYMGHLRQLANTIVQQAEIGPNEHRIKQLIQDLPGDKATQWDDFVSNALAEVNRKNEITPLPVQGIHHHLESDDDSDDHSDFFPEIFDGPIIKEWISMLSISSSGSKHEWGLTEGEADQPDEGPSFLQVGHEEEEDGGEDKDRVLYQHMEASQVWGGEQGFKEMDMDVIGDFRYADDEFKDQDDNLSGPLQRLTTQALALSGVTGVGGGTPSGNQGVEGGGEAGIGDRDLFEELCSNRSSSMGVFDDMWTDKEKEITFSQESQPEESEKDKEQASSSEDEDEEDISGLRAGETKMEVDQDEWAEVFDKRPAGEGDDKNEPVNPWNSAPMSDTADNTGWADFSPFTSSASVDPFGKKLDPERSAFAPDFSGVFSNPTVSQQDSSTTVFGENASTQEAFRADFSNINFDSAFETNCDDHKNTVTSTGEPQNSEFERADREETMRREEKEEVEEEEVEKELMDNFNFLSSRGLMKKELEDCNEAGTASTTLSQGEAKPGDSQPQQEEVAPSPSDPPVES
- the LOC127002166 gene encoding serine/threonine-protein phosphatase 6 regulatory subunit 3-like isoform X8, which encodes MFWKYNFGSSAQIETLLQKEDVTLSELMDEDELLQECKAQNKKLIDFLTRAEVLDELVFLVVNEPSTDGELQMRFKYANLAAELLTADVPAIIDKLVASTGLLDVLYKFLKKEKPLNPLLASFFSKVLGMLVQRRSEQNWYSYQFTCFQVLDFLKSKGDFVELAVQHVGTSAIMDLLLRLICNVEEDEIRQSVHQWLNDCQLIERLVERLSPEADPDEHSSADSILCEISASCRDAASEAQQVTNPLLQTLESEETINKMLDLLLHEERNESSLAHVINILLTLLSARSSMPSHPSQQQVQQQQQQQLEQEQGLQQSSSIDSSDSESSEGKRNIVARTVAKRLPNLHNILLHPPKKGLIPTAYGQELEPLGSTRLQVVTLVAALVVANDPIVHNALYELNTVEHLLDLFFKFMLNNFLHTQVEQCLTAILTKAPSTTSPEGAGDHLLLTQLFTQCRIIERLVAAYEDNSESQDGKQIHNMRGYMGHLRQLANTIVQQAEIGPNEHRIKQLIQDLPGDKATQWDDFVSNALAEVNRKNEITPLPVQGIHHHLESDDDSDDHSDFFPEIFDGPIIKEWISMLSISSSGSKHEWGLTEGEADQPDEGPSFLQVGHEEEEDGGEDKDRVLYQHMEASQVWGGEQGFKEMDMDVIGDFRYADDEFKDQDDNLSGPLQRLTTQALALSGVTGVGGGTPSGNQGVEGGGEAGIGDRDLFEELCSNRSSSMGVFDDMWTDKEKEITFSQESQPEESEKDKEQASSSEDEDEEDISGLRAGETKMEVDQDGFCIFKTEWAEVFDKRPAGEGDDKNEPVNPWNSAPMSDTADNTGWADFSPFTSSASVDPFGKKLDPERSAFAPDFSGVFSNPTVSQQDSSTTVFGENASTQEAFRADFSNINFDSAFETNCDDHKNTVTSTGEPQNRARSGRISCMRM
- the LOC127002166 gene encoding serine/threonine-protein phosphatase 6 regulatory subunit 3-like isoform X4, with protein sequence MFWKYNFGSSAQIETLLQKEDVTLSELMDEDELLQECKAQNKKLIDFLTRAEVLDELVFLVVNEPSTDGELQMRFKYANLAAELLTADVPAIIDKLVASTGLLDVLYKFLKKEKPLNPLLASFFSKVLGMLVQRRSEQNWYSYQFTCFQVLDFLKSKGDFVELAVQHVGTSAIMDLLLRLICNVEEDEIRQSVHQWLNDCQLIERLVERLSPEADPDEHSSADSILCEISASCRDAASEAQQVTNPLLQTLESEETINKMLDLLLHEERNESSLAHVINILLTLLSARSSMPSHPSQQQVQQQQQQQLEQEQGLQQSSSIDSSDSESSEGKRNIVARTVAKRLPNLHNILLHPPKKGLIPTAYGQELEPLGSTRLQVVTLVAALVVANDPIVHNALYELNTVEHLLDLFFKFMLNNFLHTQVEQCLTAILTKAPSTTSPEGAGDHLLLTQLFTQCRIIERLVAAYEDNSESQDGKQIHNMRGYMGHLRQLANTIVQQAEIGPNEHRIKQLIQDLPGDKATQWDDFVSNALAEVNRKNEITPLPWISMLSISSSGSKHEWGLTEGEADQPDEGPSFLQVGHEEEEDGGEDKDRVLYQHMEASQVWGGEQGFKEMDMDVIGDFRYADDEFKDQDDNLSGPLQRLTTQALALSGVTGVGGGTPSGNQGVEGGGEAGIGDRDLFEELCSNRSSSMGVFDDMWTDKEKEITFSQESQPEESEKDKEQASSSEDEDEEDISGLRAGETKMEVDQDGFCIFKTEWAEVFDKRPAGEGDDKNEPVNPWNSAPMSDTADNTGWADFSPFTSSASVDPFGKKLDPERSAFAPDFSGVFSNPTVSQQDSSTTVFGENASTQEAFRADFSNINFDSAFETNCDDHKNTVTSTGEPQNSEFERADREETMRREEKEEVEEEEVEKELMDNFNFLSSRGLMKKELEDCNEAGTASTTLSQGEAKPGDSQPQQEEVAPSPSDPPVES
- the LOC127002166 gene encoding serine/threonine-protein phosphatase 6 regulatory subunit 3-like isoform X6 produces the protein MFWKYNFGSSAQIETLLQKEDVTLSELMDEDELLQECKAQNKKLIDFLTRAEVLDELVFLVVNEPSTDGELQMRFKYANLAAELLTADVPAIIDKLVASTGLLDVLYKFLKKEKPLNPLLASFFSKVLGMLVQRRSEQNWYSYQFTCFQVLDFLKSKGDFVELAVQHVGTSAIMDLLLRLICNVEEDEIRQSVHQWLNDCQLIERLVERLSPEADPDEHSSADSILCEISASCRDAASEAQQVTNPLLQTLESEETINKMLDLLLHEERNESSLAHVINILLTLLSARSSMPSHPSQQQVQQQQQQQLEQEQGLQQSSSIDSSDSESSEGKRNIVARTVAKRLPNLHNILLHPPKKGLIPTAYGQELEPLGSTRLQVVTLVAALVVANDPIVHNALYELNTVEHLLDLFFKFMLNNFLHTQVEQCLTAILTKAPSTTSPEGAGDHLLLTQLFTQCRIIERLVAAYEDNSESQDGKQIHNMRGYMGHLRQLANTIVQQAEIGPNEHRIKQLIQDLPGDKATQWDDFVSNALAEVNRKNEITPLPHEWGLTEGEADQPDEGPSFLQVGHEEEEDGGEDKDRVLYQHMEASQVWGGEQGFKEMDMDVIGDFRYADDEFKDQDDNLSGPLQRLTTQALALSGVTGVGGGTPSGNQGVEGGGEAGIGDRDLFEELCSNRSSSMGVFDDMWTDKEKEITFSQESQPEESEKDKEQASSSEDEDEEDISGLRAGETKMEVDQDGFCIFKTEWAEVFDKRPAGEGDDKNEPVNPWNSAPMSDTADNTGWADFSPFTSSASVDPFGKKLDPERSAFAPDFSGVFSNPTVSQQDSSTTVFGENASTQEAFRADFSNINFDSAFETNCDDHKNTVTSTGEPQNSEFERADREETMRREEKEEVEEEEVEKELMDNFNFLSSRGLMKKELEDCNEAGTASTTLSQGEAKPGDSQPQQEEVAPSPSDPPVES